From Streptomyces sp. NBC_00690, a single genomic window includes:
- a CDS encoding transglycosylase SLT domain-containing protein yields the protein MLEGNRVSRISVRGFAVASATAVTTVGAVVGVASGDPQSSSDNFEAAAADTTLLAEIPMGQQAQVQVSSLTEQADAQAAAAEASARKSAEESARIQAAQLAKSKKDAADTKAKKEAEAAAKAKEKAKAAERASRDSVRDASSFTAKGSYSVAEVKAMARQMIPGDQFQCFSNIVQKESTWNYLAQNPSSGAYGLVQALPGSKMSSAGADWRTNPATQIKWGLKYMNERYDSPCGAWSFWQANRWY from the coding sequence ATGCTGGAAGGAAACCGTGTGAGCCGGATCTCGGTCCGGGGGTTCGCGGTGGCGTCTGCCACTGCGGTCACCACCGTCGGAGCAGTCGTGGGCGTGGCCTCGGGCGACCCCCAGTCCTCAAGTGACAACTTCGAGGCGGCGGCTGCCGACACGACCCTCCTCGCTGAAATACCCATGGGTCAGCAGGCCCAGGTCCAGGTCTCCTCGCTGACCGAGCAGGCCGATGCCCAGGCGGCAGCCGCCGAGGCTTCGGCGCGCAAGTCCGCCGAGGAATCCGCCCGCATCCAGGCGGCCCAGCTCGCGAAGTCCAAGAAGGACGCCGCGGACACCAAGGCGAAGAAGGAGGCGGAGGCCGCTGCCAAGGCCAAGGAGAAGGCCAAGGCAGCCGAGCGCGCCAGCCGGGACTCGGTCCGCGACGCCTCCAGCTTCACCGCCAAGGGCTCGTACAGCGTCGCCGAAGTCAAGGCGATGGCCCGACAGATGATTCCGGGCGACCAGTTCCAGTGCTTCAGCAACATCGTCCAGAAAGAGTCCACCTGGAACTATCTGGCGCAGAACCCGTCCTCCGGCGCATATGGACTGGTCCAGGCACTGCCCGGCTCGAAGATGTCCTCGGCCGGTGCCGACTGGCGGACGAACCCCGCGACCCAGATCAAGTGGGGCCTGAAGTACATGAACGAGCGGTACGACAGCCCTTGTGGCGCTTGGAGCTTCTGGCAGGCCAACCGCTGGTACTAG
- a CDS encoding PhoH family protein, which translates to MVNSTKRRMPDRRTYVLDTSVLLADPSAPTRFEEHEVVLPIVVITELEAKRHHPELGYFARQALRLLDDFRIRFGRLDAPIPLGDLGGTIRVELNHSDPGVLPAGFRLGDNDSRILAVARNLQAEGYDVTVVSKDLPLRIKASSVGLLAEEYRAELAITDSGWTGMSELSLSADQVDLLYGEETLYVPEAAELPVHTGLVLQSERGKALGRVTAEGNVRLVRGDREAFGIHGRSAEQRIALDLLLDPDVGIVSLGGRAGTGKSALALCAGLEAVLERQQHQKVMVFRPLYAVGGQELGYLPGTEAEKMSPWAQAVFDTLSAVAGREVIEEVLGRGMLEVLPLTHIRGRSLHDAFVIVDEAQSLERNVLLTVLSRIGANSRVVLTHDVAQRDNLRVGRYDGVVAVVEKLKGHPLFAHVTLTRSERSQIAALVTEMLEEGQI; encoded by the coding sequence GTGGTGAACAGCACAAAGCGCCGGATGCCCGATAGGCGCACTTACGTTCTCGACACCAGCGTCCTGCTGGCCGATCCAAGCGCCCCGACCCGTTTCGAGGAGCATGAAGTCGTGCTCCCGATCGTGGTCATCACGGAGTTGGAGGCCAAGAGGCACCATCCAGAACTGGGTTACTTCGCTCGGCAGGCACTACGCCTGTTGGACGACTTCCGCATCCGGTTCGGACGTCTCGACGCCCCCATTCCGCTGGGCGACCTCGGCGGCACGATCCGGGTCGAGCTCAACCACTCCGATCCAGGGGTCCTCCCGGCCGGTTTTCGGCTCGGTGACAACGACTCAAGGATTCTGGCGGTGGCGAGGAACCTCCAGGCGGAGGGGTATGACGTCACGGTCGTCTCCAAGGATCTACCCCTACGGATCAAGGCGTCTTCGGTCGGGCTCCTCGCCGAGGAGTACCGCGCGGAGTTGGCCATCACCGACTCCGGCTGGACCGGAATGTCGGAGCTATCCCTCTCCGCCGATCAAGTGGACCTGCTCTACGGGGAGGAGACGCTCTACGTTCCCGAGGCCGCCGAACTGCCCGTCCACACCGGACTGGTCCTCCAGTCCGAACGGGGCAAGGCACTCGGCCGGGTCACGGCGGAAGGGAACGTCCGGTTGGTGCGGGGCGATCGGGAGGCGTTCGGCATCCACGGCCGCAGCGCCGAACAGCGCATCGCGCTCGATCTGCTGCTCGACCCGGACGTCGGCATCGTCTCCCTCGGCGGCCGGGCCGGTACCGGAAAGTCGGCGCTCGCGCTCTGCGCAGGTCTGGAAGCGGTCCTGGAGCGGCAACAGCACCAGAAGGTGATGGTCTTCCGTCCGCTGTACGCGGTGGGCGGGCAGGAACTGGGCTATCTGCCCGGTACCGAGGCCGAGAAGATGAGCCCCTGGGCGCAAGCCGTCTTCGACACCCTCTCGGCCGTCGCCGGGCGAGAGGTCATCGAGGAGGTCCTGGGACGCGGCATGCTGGAAGTCCTTCCGCTGACACACATCCGTGGCCGTTCGCTCCACGATGCGTTCGTCATCGTGGACGAGGCCCAGTCACTGGAGCGGAACGTCCTGCTCACGGTGTTGTCCCGGATCGGGGCGAACTCCCGGGTCGTGCTCACCCACGACGTGGCCCAGCGGGACAACCTCAGGGTCGGCCGGTACGACGGAGTCGTCGCCGTGGTCGAGAAACTGAAGGGGCATCCGCTCTTCGCCCACGTCACCCTCACGCGCTCCGAGCGTTCGCAGATCGCCGCACTGGTGACCGAAATGCTGGAGGAAGGCCAGATCTAG
- a CDS encoding isoprenyl transferase translates to MNLRDLVYRLYARRVEGRLDHAQVPKHIGVILDGNRRWAKASGNTPESGHKAGASKIQELLGWCAETDVEVVTLWMLSTDNLDRPDNELIPLLGIIEDAVRALAADGRWRVHHVGTLDLLPARTQSVLKEAEQATLGIRGGILVNVAVGYGGRQEIADAVRSLLLEHAEKGTSVEELAETVDVEHISEHLYTRGQPDPDLVIRTSGEQRLSGFMLWQSAHSEYYFCEVFWPAFRKVDFLRALRDYAARHRRYGS, encoded by the coding sequence GTGAACTTGCGTGACCTGGTGTACAGGCTCTACGCACGCCGGGTGGAAGGCCGACTGGACCACGCCCAGGTGCCCAAGCACATCGGAGTCATCCTCGACGGCAACCGTCGCTGGGCCAAGGCGTCCGGCAACACCCCCGAATCGGGTCACAAAGCGGGCGCCAGCAAGATCCAAGAACTGTTGGGCTGGTGTGCGGAGACCGATGTCGAGGTCGTCACGCTCTGGATGCTCTCCACGGACAACCTCGACCGCCCGGACAACGAACTCATTCCTCTCCTCGGGATCATCGAGGACGCCGTGCGGGCCCTGGCCGCGGACGGCCGCTGGCGGGTCCACCACGTCGGGACCCTCGACCTGCTCCCCGCCCGTACGCAGTCGGTGCTGAAGGAAGCCGAGCAGGCCACGCTCGGCATCCGCGGCGGAATACTCGTCAACGTCGCCGTTGGGTACGGGGGGCGCCAGGAGATCGCCGACGCGGTCCGCTCGCTCCTGCTGGAACACGCCGAGAAGGGCACCAGCGTCGAGGAACTCGCCGAGACCGTCGACGTCGAACACATCTCCGAGCACCTCTACACACGTGGTCAGCCCGACCCGGATCTCGTCATCCGCACCAGCGGGGAGCAGCGGCTGTCGGGCTTCATGCTCTGGCAGAGCGCCCACTCCGAGTACTACTTCTGCGAAGTCTTCTGGCCCGCCTTCCGCAAGGTGGACTTCCTGCGCGCGCTGCGTGACTACGCGGCGCGGCACCGCCGCTACGGCAGCTGA
- a CDS encoding AI-2E family transporter: MSKVPGWLAGWGDALNRMSERMGERQERSRDPADLDVNVEKLPVDEDLTAPADGPRSVPAPPPYAPAVQPRPDPVAAIPWGMRVAAEAGWRLLVLAGTLWVLMRVISAVQLVVLAFVAALLITALLQPTVARLRRLGLPRGLATAVTAVAGFVIMGLVGWFVVWQVLENLGDLSDRVRDGIDELKRWLLDSPFHVTESQINDIAANLSDTIGTNTEEITSAGLQGVTVMVEILTGILLAMFSTLFLLYDGKRIWNWSLKLVPAQARAGVAGAGPRAWRTLTAYVRGTVVVALIDAIFIGLGIYILDVPMAVPLAVFIFLFAFIPLVGAVISGALAVVVALVTQGVFSALMVLIVVLAVQQIEGHVLQPFILGRAVRVHPLAVVLAVAVGGLTAGIGGAVVAVPLVAVTNTVVGYLRAYSREEALKGTSPPHGATALGSSPTVSPEAPTREVP; the protein is encoded by the coding sequence ATGTCGAAAGTGCCAGGGTGGCTCGCCGGTTGGGGCGATGCACTCAACCGGATGTCCGAGCGCATGGGCGAACGCCAGGAGCGCTCCCGCGACCCAGCTGACCTGGACGTGAACGTCGAGAAGCTCCCCGTGGACGAGGACCTCACGGCCCCTGCGGACGGACCGCGGAGCGTGCCCGCGCCACCTCCGTACGCGCCTGCCGTGCAGCCCCGCCCCGATCCGGTGGCCGCCATTCCATGGGGGATGAGGGTGGCGGCCGAGGCGGGATGGCGGCTGTTGGTACTGGCGGGGACCCTGTGGGTGCTGATGCGGGTGATCAGTGCCGTACAACTCGTGGTCCTGGCCTTCGTCGCCGCGTTGCTCATCACCGCACTGCTCCAGCCCACCGTCGCCCGGCTGCGCAGGCTCGGACTACCGCGCGGGCTGGCCACAGCGGTCACTGCCGTGGCCGGATTCGTCATCATGGGGCTGGTCGGCTGGTTCGTCGTCTGGCAGGTCCTGGAGAACCTCGGCGACCTCTCCGACCGGGTCAGGGACGGCATCGACGAGTTGAAGCGCTGGCTCCTCGACAGCCCCTTCCATGTGACGGAAAGCCAGATCAACGACATCGCCGCCAATCTGAGCGACACCATCGGCACCAACACCGAGGAGATCACCTCGGCGGGGCTTCAGGGTGTGACCGTGATGGTGGAGATCCTCACCGGGATACTGCTGGCGATGTTCTCGACGCTCTTCCTGCTCTACGACGGGAAGCGGATCTGGAACTGGAGCCTCAAACTGGTCCCGGCCCAGGCCCGTGCCGGTGTCGCCGGCGCAGGTCCCCGGGCCTGGCGCACGCTGACCGCCTATGTGCGGGGCACGGTGGTGGTGGCCCTGATCGATGCGATCTTCATCGGTCTCGGCATCTACATTCTCGATGTGCCGATGGCCGTGCCGCTCGCCGTCTTCATCTTCCTGTTTGCCTTCATCCCCCTGGTCGGAGCGGTGATCTCGGGGGCGTTGGCCGTCGTCGTCGCACTGGTCACCCAGGGCGTGTTCAGCGCCCTGATGGTGTTGATCGTGGTGCTGGCGGTACAGCAGATCGAAGGCCATGTGCTCCAGCCGTTCATTCTCGGCCGTGCCGTACGCGTCCATCCGCTGGCCGTGGTGCTCGCGGTCGCGGTCGGCGGGCTGACGGCGGGAATCGGCGGCGCCGTGGTCGCGGTGCCCCTCGTCGCCGTGACGAACACGGTGGTGGGCTATCTTCGCGCGTACAGCAGGGAAGAGGCGCTGAAAGGCACGTCACCGCCGCACGGCGCCACGGCACTGGGCTCCTCGCCCACCGTGTCGCCTGAGGCGCCGACGAGGGAAGTGCCGTGA